The DNA window CTCAGTGATCTTTCGAAAAAGAGCAAGCTCTTGGGCATTGATGTCTGTCAAATCATCTTGATCTCTGGAGACCATGGCCGTGAGATAGGCCAGTTTGACGGCAAGATCTCGTTCTTCCTTTGACTGCAGTGCACTCAAGCGCTTGAAAAGATCATCATGCTCAATCCGCTGAGTGCTTCCCCTTGCCACGCTGATGTTGCGTGACGGCGATGAATAACCTTCAACCAAACGGTTTTTCAAGGCATCACGATCTTCCTGAAGGCCATGGCTATCAATAAGAGACAGGATCAATTCCTCTTCTTCCTCAGACATTGAGCCATCACAGTAGGCAACCTCCTGGACAAGCTGAAGCAGGGTTATGGAGCTACTCTCGTTCATCTTCAAGGCGTCTTCTTCCCGACCTTCTAGCATCATCTCTTCGTAAAATGGAGCCCCGTAATCGACATTGAGGATTGGGAGGGGGACACTACATTTGCCAAGAAGGGCGGCGATCCCCTACACCATGGATGCCGCACAGATCCAGACCGCTTAAGGAAGGCAAAGACTTGGCATTGCAGTGATCACACTGATTCGTGAGTTGCTTCTTCCCATCAGCCAGCCGAAGAAAGCTTTGGCCAAAAGAAAACCCCGCCAAAGGCAGGGTTTCTCGACTTCTTAACAGGCGTGTTGCCTTGTTTCCACTCCGCGAAGAAGTCCTCCTCACATCAGCATTGCGAATGAAGAAGAACAGCGTGCAAGACACGTCTTGTCACTTGTTGGATTGCCACAAAGCCTGAGCCTTGACCTATAAAGAACGTGTCAACTCCTGACAAAGGATTGACTCCTCACACCCCCCAAGGAAGGCATCAAACACCTTCTTTTTTTATGCGGTGACCCATCCATCTCATGAGCCCTTGCCGCCGTAGGCCTGCATGGCTTGAAAACTCCAAAAGAGCGCTCTTCGCGAGCAAATCTCCACAGACATCGAAACAAACAAGTCTCTACGTGTCAGTTAGTTGACTGAGTGGGACATTCTTCATAAGGATGGATGCGGCCATCTCCTCACAAGATTTGGCTCCTCACACCCCCCAAAGAAGGCTTCATCGCCTTCTTTTTTTTGCCCGTCATTGCAACGAAGCACCCCCCTGTGTGCTCTTGCAATCCATCATTGGCGCGCCGCGATCAAGCACGGTCGCTTCCTCAAGCTCAAGACGGGTGGTTGACTTATCTGATGACTGTCCCCAGGTCATGCCCACAGAAGCCTCGATGGGGCCATTGAAAGAACTCGCATGATCGGCTGGCTACAAGGAGAACGCATCGAACACTGGAGTCAGGGCGGACGTCAGGGATTGGTTATTGCCTGCGCAGGTGTGGGCTATGAGGTACAACTGGCTTCGAGGTACCTACAACCTCTCTCCGCAGGGACAACTTGCACCGTCTGGATTCATCAGGTGCAAAGGGACGATGGCTCGAGTTTGTTTGGCTTCCCAGATCGCAGAGAGAGAGATCTGTTTCGCGTTCTGATCAGCGTGAATGGGGTCGGTCCTCAAGTGGGGCTGGCGTTGCTGGAGAGCTGCAGCGCTGCCGAGTTGATTGAAGCGATCATCGATGGAGACCTGCGACGCCTCACCCAAGCGCAGGGCGTAGGCAAACGCACAGCAGAACGCCTTGCGGTGGAACTTCGCGATCGACTGGGTGCATGGAGTGCAGATCAAGACAATGATCGTTCCGACCTCTCCCTTGTGGACAGAAGTGATCTCAAATCGCTGCCGATTGATCCCGACCCCCTGCAGGATTTACAGCTCACCCTCAGCACACTCGGATATGAGGATTTAGAGATCCGCCGCGCGATGCGCGCTGTGACCAATGGAGAAGACGTCCCGGCATCGGATGACGGGGATGGGTGGTTACGCGCAAGCCTGCGTTGGTTGAACCGCCCTTCGTCCTAATCGTGACCATGAAGAGGTAAATTAGTTGTTTGCACAAGTAGGGCCGGACGCTTCGCATGTCGCTCGATACAACTGAAAAGCAGCAACTCATCAACAGCCACCAAACCCACGCCACCGACACCGGATCGGCAGAAGTTCAGGTCGCCATGCTGAGCGAGCGCATCTCGAAGCTCAGCAGTCATCTTCAGCAAAACATCCACGATTATTCGTCCCGCCAGGGGCTGCTCAAGATGATTGGTCGTCGCAAGCGTCTGCTTGGCTACGTCCGAGGCAAGAGTGAGCAGCGCTACAGCGATCTCATTTCTAAGCTTGGAATCCGCGGCTAAGCAAGCTGCACAGGATTTCAGGGACCCCATGGCTGATCGACGCAACTCTCTGCCCTTCGAGCCGCGCCGGTCAGCAGAAGGATCGAAAGCACAATCCAAATCCAAACGATCTGCCTCTCAATCAGGAAGCAGTCAACCCATTCCCAAGTCTGTTGCCAACCGAATGGCACGACGCGTGGCGATCGCCACAGGCATCCCTTCAATCATGGGAATGGGTGTTTTCGTTGGAAGTTATTTCCTGGTCTCACGTCAGATCATGGATGTTCCCCCTGGGATCACCTTGCTGGCCTCTGGAGGTTTCTTTTTGTTGGGACTAGGGGGTCTCAGCTATGGCGTTTTATCAGCCAGTTGGGAACAGAATGCAGGGACCTTGCTGGGACTCGAGCACATCAAGCCCAACATCCAGAGAATGCGCGAATCCATTCGTGCTCAAAAGCAGACCTAAATCAGCGCCTTAATTCAGGAGAGGTTCGCTGCATGTCACGTTGAAGGACTTCTCTTGAAGATGAAGAGCGGCTTCAGAGGCATCGCGAACACAAAATTGTGGTCCAAGACGCACATAACGAACCGTATTTCCTTGGCGCACTGCGGCAACAACCGGGACTCTGACGCCTAACTGTTCCTGATCTGGGCGGTAGGCCTGAAGGCATTCGCGCAATTTGTGTTGTACAGCCACATCACTGGCCTGTTCTGGATCAAGTTCCACCATCAGTAAACGCAGATCATCAATCGCTCGACAGTCATCCACGATCAATTGGACCCGCTCGTCGCGGCGATCCACGGCGGCCCAAACCAACAAACGAGCCTCCGCCATCAGGTGATCAGCCAAACGGGCATAGCTTTTAGGGAAGACCACCGCTTCACAGGATCCAGTGAGGTCTTCCAAGGTCAACACCGCCATTCGATCCCCTTTGCGAGTGGTGACCTGACGCATCTCACTCACCATCGCAATCGCACTGACCTTGGCTTTGTCGGCTTGTTCTTCCAAACTGCCGAGGCCGATAGGGGCCAAAAGTTTCGCCGGAGCAGTGAGCTGTTTTAACGGGTGATCGGAGAGATAGAAACCAACAAGGTCCTTCTCAAGCCTGAGCTTTTCAGTGGGGTGGTAATCCTTCACCGGAGGAGCCTTGGGCGCCAAGCTGAGGTCAGTTCCTGCCTCATCAGCGCCCTCACTGGACGCTGCCATCAAATCAAACAAGTTGCCCTGTCCGCTGGCGCGATCTTTGGCCCTGGACGTAGCCCAATCAAGAAGAAGGTCTAAATCAGCCATCAGTTGAGCCCGATTCGCCTCGGGCTCAAGAGCATCCATCGCTCCGCAATGGATCAGCGACTCCATACTTCTGCGATTAAGCACCGCAGAGGGAAGACGATCACAGAGATCAGCAAGGGATTGGAATGGCCCCTCTGATTCCCTAGAGCCAATCACGGCGCGAATCGCGCCATCACCAAGATTGCGAACAGCTGACAACCCAAACAGGATGCGATCACCCTTAGGAGTGAAATCAATCCCAGATGCATTGATATCTGGAGGCATCACTTCGATGCCCATTGCGTTGCAATTGGAGATATAGCGTTGAACTTTGTCGCTGGCTCCAGCATTCACTGTGAGCAAGGCGGCCATGTAAGCCACCGGATAATGCGCTTTTAGATACGCAGTTTGATAAGTAACAGCTCCGTAGGCCGTGGAGTGGCTTTTGTTAAAACAGTATTCAGCAAAGAGAACCATTTGGTCAAAGAGTTCGTCAGCGATTTTCTTATCCACACCACGATCGGAAGCACCTTGCACAAAGATTCCACGATGTTTCTGCATTTCCGACACCTTTTTCTTACCCATGGCGCGACGAAGTAAATCCGCTTCTCCCAATGAATAGCCAGCCATATCCTGAGCAATTTTCATGATTTGCTCTTGATAAACCATGATCCCGTAGGTTTCTTGAAGGATCGGCTCAATCGAGTGATGCGCGAAATCAATCGCCTCACGACCATGCTTGCGGTTAATAAATTTTGGAATCAGTCCTGCGTCTAAAGGACCAGGACGATAAAGAGCCAAAATCGAGGAAATATCCTCTAAAGATGAGGGCTTGAGATCGCGAACGATTTGACGCATCCCCGTTGATTCCAGCTGAAAAATGCCTTCTAAGTCGCCACGAGCAAGCAAGGCATACGTTTCAGGATCTTCAAGCGGAAGCTTATCTGGATCAACTCTTTCTCCAATCGTGGTAGCAACAAGCTCCAGAGTTTTATCAATCATCGTGAGATTTTTCAGACCCAGGAAGTCCATCTTCAGAAGCCCCATCGACTCCACATCTTCCATGAAATATTGAGTAATAACCTGTCCATCGTTATTTCTCTGCAGGGGAACAAGTTCATCCAGAGGATCCGCTGCAATCACAACTCCAGCAGCATGCACTCCGTAGGTTTTATTCGTCCCTTCCATGCGCATTGCCATGTCGACCCAACGCTTAACGACAGGATCTTTCTTGTACTTTTCGCGAAATTCAGGATTGGGAGATTCCTCACCGATCATGGCTGCCAATTTCGCTGGCTTGCCGCGTACGACAGGAATCAACTTTGCGAGTCGATCTGCATCGCCATAGGGAATATCAAGAACCCTTGCCACATCTTTTAGAACCGCCTTGGACGTCATGCGGTTAAAAGTAATGATCTGAGCCACCTTGTCTTCGCCATAACGGCGCGTGACATAGTCGATCACTTCACCCCGGCGTTCGATACAGAAGTCGGTGTCAATATCAGGCATCGACTTCCGTTCTGGATTCAGGAATCGCTCGAACAACAGGCCATTCTTCACGGGATCGATATTGGTAATTCCAAGCGCATAGGCCACCAATGACCCCGCCGCTGATCCACGCCCCGGTCCAACGGGAATTCCCTGCTCTCGCGCAAAGCGGATGTAATCCCACACCACAAGGAAATAGGTAGGGAATCCCATCTGTTCCATGATTTTTAATTCATGGGAGAGACGATCTCCATAGATCGGATCAATGGCTGTTTCGGAATCAATCTCCAATCGGTTGCGTAAACCCTGCTCCGTCACTTCCTGGAGATAACTCACAGGAGTGTGTGGCTCTGGGATTGGGAAACGCGGCATCTGATACCGGCCAAGAATGTCGTAATCCTCAACTTTCTCTGCAACTTGTACAGTGTTACTAATTGCTTCCAACACCACATCTGGCTCAAGATGGTCAGCAAAGAGCCGTGACATCTCCTCTTCACTTTTAAGATATTCTGTGCCGGTGTAACGCAACCTTTTAACATCGCTAATCAGCTTGCCGGTGAGAACACACAGCAAAGCGTCATGCGCTTCTACATCGTTACGCGTAAGGTAATGAGCATCATTGGTAGCGATCAGGCGAATTCCAAGTTCCTTGGCAATCTGAACAATTCCAACATTGACAATGCGATCTTCAGGTGAGCCGTGGTCCTGAATTTCCAGGTAAAAATCATCGCCAAAGACGTCCTGATACCAACGGGCCACATCACGGGCTACATCCAGACGATCACGCATAATCGCCTGAGGAATTTCACCACCAAGGCAAGCGGTGGCAACGATTAAACCTTCGCCATATTGCTTCAGCAATTGTTTATCAACACAGGCACGGGAAAAAATTCCTCGCCCTCGCATTCCACGCAGGTGGCTGATGCTGGTGAGCTTCACCAAGTTGCGGTAACCAGTGGCATTCTTCGCCAGCACCACGAGGTGATATCGGCGCTCCTTCTTAGGTTGAGGGTCATCAATGGAACCGTTGATGACATACATCTCATTGCCGATGATCGGCTTGATGCCTGCTCCTTTGCACAACTTGAGAAGCTCTACGGCTCCGTACATCACGCCGTGATCCGTGAGTGCCAGTGCCGGCATCCCTAACTCTTTGGCACGTTCAACCATCTGAGGAAGCTGCGAGGCGCCGTCCAAAAGGCTGTAATCGCTGTGGTTGTGAAGGGGAACAAATGCCATACCCCTAGCGTAAACGCATGCGCAAGATATGGGGGTATCAACCCCTGCACGCACCACATGCAGGGGGTTAAGACCCTTTGCTACGGATCAAGCAGGGATAAAGCTGCCCTCGGGGCGTCGGGCCATCACATCCGCACTCTGCTCGTACTGGTGGGCCACTTGGAGAAGCAAAGGTTCCTCGAGCACATTGCCAATCAGTTGAACCCCGATCGGCAGCCCCTCGCTGTCGAATCCACAAGGCACGTTGATGGCCGGTAGACCCGCCAAATTGGCAGGAATCGTCAGTAGATCCGCCAGGTACATCGCCAAGGGATCGTCTGCATGGGCACCAGCGGCAAAGGCTGTGGACGGAGCCGTGGGGGTTAACAACACATCCACGGAGGCAAAGGCCGTCTCGAAGTCCCGACGGATCAAGGTACGAACCTGCTGGGCCTTGCGGTAGTAAGCGTCCACATACCCAGCGGAAAGGGCATAGGTGCCAATCAAGATGCGCCGTTGCACCTCACTACCAAAGCCTTCGGCTCGGCTTTGCGCCGTCATCGCAGCAAGGCTGGAGGCATCCTCAGCTCGGAAGCCGTATTTCACGCCGTCGTAGCGAGCCAAATTGGCTGAGGCTTCGGATGGGGCGATGACGTAATACGTGGCGATGCCGTCGTTAAAACGAGGGCAGCTCACATCCACGAGCTCGGCCCCTAGAGACTGCAAGAGATCGGCGGCGGCAAGCACCGACGCTTTGACCTGCGGGTCGAGTCCTTCCTGGTCAAAGCACTCGCGCACCACTCCGATACGAAGCCCACTCACGGAGCGTCCGAGACGATCGCGGTAATTGGGCACAGGAGCCTTGAGGCAGGTGGAATCTCGCGGATCTTCCCCAGCGATCGCTTGCAGCAGTTCAGCTGCATCCGAGACGGATGTCGCAAAGGGACCCACTTGGTCCAGCGAGCTGGCAAAGGCCACCAACCCATAACGACTCACACGGCCATAAGTGGGCTTTAAACCCACCACGCCACAGAAGGATGCTGGCTGTCGGATGGATCCACCTGTATCGGACCCCAGGGAGGCCATGCATTCGCCTGCGGCGACGGCTGCTGCACTTCCCCCAGAACTGCCTCCAGGCACGTGGCCCGTATTCCAAGGATTGGCGGTTGGTCCAAAGGCGGATGTTTCGGTTGAGCCGCCCATGGCGAACTCATCCAAATTGGTCTTTCCGATCAGAACCGCTCCTGCGCGCCAGAGGCGATCAGTCACGGTGGATTCATAGGGCGGAACAAAGGACTCCAGCATCCGGCTGGAGCAGGTTGTGCGAATTCCTTTTGTACAGAGGTTGTCCTTGATGGCGACTGGCACACCCGCTAAGGGAGGCAGGTCCTCTCCTGCCGCTCGCGCTTCATCCAAGCGATCCGCATCCGCGCGAGCTCGATCGGCTGTGACCTCCAAAAAGGCATGGACACTTGGATCAACTGCCTCGATTCGGGCCAGATGATGATCAGTTAGCTCCCTGGCGGAGACTTCACCGCGTTCAAGTTGCTGACGCCACTCGGCAATCGCCATCGACAGGATTTGGGTTCCAACAGCGACGCTATCAGCCGCAGGATCAGCCTTGACCGTTGATTGTTAGCGGTTCCGATCTACGGCAACGCAGAACCGAATGATCAATTGACGAAGGTGCTTCTGAAGAAAGGTCATCGAGAAAGGCTGGGAGCACTTGCTCGAGACCATTCTTGGTGACAAAGGGGCCGAACCAATAGGTGACATCAGGCCCATGGGTCTGGACACGAGCCCACCATGCAAAGCCGAGGCCATTGGCGAGACTGCGCAGGGGCCTGATCAAGGGGCTCATGGAAGAGCTGTCGAGGTCAAAGTATTTTGCCTTGCTTCATGACGTTTGGTCGAAATTAGAGATCAATACTCACTGCAAAAGCATCAGGTCCTGACATTTCGGACTCACGCCCTAAATCAAGATTGACCACTGAACCCTCTGAACCCTCCTCAGAAGACTGCTCAGATGACTGCTCTAAAGCCTGCTCAGACAGCTGCTCAGACAGCTGGTCTGAGGGCTGGACAGAGGTTTGTGGAGAAGCCGGTTGTTGAGATGCAGGTTGTTGGGAAGCCGGTTGTTCTGGGGACGGATCCGAGATGGGGGCGTCGCCGGGCTCTGCGCTGGCAGGGGCCGTTGCAAGAGCAGATCCAGCCAATTGGGGCCGGGTAATTCGTGGAGATGGGTTCTGTCCCTTGAGACCCTTCATCCAGCCGCGCCGAGCCACCTCATACACACAAAGGGCTGTGGCAACAGATGCATTCAGGCTGGGGGTGACGCCTCGCAAGGGAATGCGGATCAACTGATCGCAATGACGACGCGTCAACATCGACAGCCCTTGTCCTTCAGAGCCGGTCACAATCACCAGCGGGCCATCC is part of the Synechococcus sp. WH 8016 genome and encodes:
- the ruvA gene encoding Holliday junction branch migration protein RuvA, whose translation is MIGWLQGERIEHWSQGGRQGLVIACAGVGYEVQLASRYLQPLSAGTTCTVWIHQVQRDDGSSLFGFPDRRERDLFRVLISVNGVGPQVGLALLESCSAAELIEAIIDGDLRRLTQAQGVGKRTAERLAVELRDRLGAWSADQDNDRSDLSLVDRSDLKSLPIDPDPLQDLQLTLSTLGYEDLEIRRAMRAVTNGEDVPASDDGDGWLRASLRWLNRPSS
- the rpsO gene encoding 30S ribosomal protein S15 translates to MSLDTTEKQQLINSHQTHATDTGSAEVQVAMLSERISKLSSHLQQNIHDYSSRQGLLKMIGRRKRLLGYVRGKSEQRYSDLISKLGIRG
- a CDS encoding PAM68 family protein, yielding MADRRNSLPFEPRRSAEGSKAQSKSKRSASQSGSSQPIPKSVANRMARRVAIATGIPSIMGMGVFVGSYFLVSRQIMDVPPGITLLASGGFFLLGLGGLSYGVLSASWEQNAGTLLGLEHIKPNIQRMRESIRAQKQT
- a CDS encoding DNA polymerase III subunit alpha, translated to MAFVPLHNHSDYSLLDGASQLPQMVERAKELGMPALALTDHGVMYGAVELLKLCKGAGIKPIIGNEMYVINGSIDDPQPKKERRYHLVVLAKNATGYRNLVKLTSISHLRGMRGRGIFSRACVDKQLLKQYGEGLIVATACLGGEIPQAIMRDRLDVARDVARWYQDVFGDDFYLEIQDHGSPEDRIVNVGIVQIAKELGIRLIATNDAHYLTRNDVEAHDALLCVLTGKLISDVKRLRYTGTEYLKSEEEMSRLFADHLEPDVVLEAISNTVQVAEKVEDYDILGRYQMPRFPIPEPHTPVSYLQEVTEQGLRNRLEIDSETAIDPIYGDRLSHELKIMEQMGFPTYFLVVWDYIRFAREQGIPVGPGRGSAAGSLVAYALGITNIDPVKNGLLFERFLNPERKSMPDIDTDFCIERRGEVIDYVTRRYGEDKVAQIITFNRMTSKAVLKDVARVLDIPYGDADRLAKLIPVVRGKPAKLAAMIGEESPNPEFREKYKKDPVVKRWVDMAMRMEGTNKTYGVHAAGVVIAADPLDELVPLQRNNDGQVITQYFMEDVESMGLLKMDFLGLKNLTMIDKTLELVATTIGERVDPDKLPLEDPETYALLARGDLEGIFQLESTGMRQIVRDLKPSSLEDISSILALYRPGPLDAGLIPKFINRKHGREAIDFAHHSIEPILQETYGIMVYQEQIMKIAQDMAGYSLGEADLLRRAMGKKKVSEMQKHRGIFVQGASDRGVDKKIADELFDQMVLFAEYCFNKSHSTAYGAVTYQTAYLKAHYPVAYMAALLTVNAGASDKVQRYISNCNAMGIEVMPPDINASGIDFTPKGDRILFGLSAVRNLGDGAIRAVIGSRESEGPFQSLADLCDRLPSAVLNRRSMESLIHCGAMDALEPEANRAQLMADLDLLLDWATSRAKDRASGQGNLFDLMAASSEGADEAGTDLSLAPKAPPVKDYHPTEKLRLEKDLVGFYLSDHPLKQLTAPAKLLAPIGLGSLEEQADKAKVSAIAMVSEMRQVTTRKGDRMAVLTLEDLTGSCEAVVFPKSYARLADHLMAEARLLVWAAVDRRDERVQLIVDDCRAIDDLRLLMVELDPEQASDVAVQHKLRECLQAYRPDQEQLGVRVPVVAAVRQGNTVRYVRLGPQFCVRDASEAALHLQEKSFNVTCSEPLLN
- the gatA gene encoding Asp-tRNA(Asn)/Glu-tRNA(Gln) amidotransferase subunit GatA: MAIAEWRQQLERGEVSARELTDHHLARIEAVDPSVHAFLEVTADRARADADRLDEARAAGEDLPPLAGVPVAIKDNLCTKGIRTTCSSRMLESFVPPYESTVTDRLWRAGAVLIGKTNLDEFAMGGSTETSAFGPTANPWNTGHVPGGSSGGSAAAVAAGECMASLGSDTGGSIRQPASFCGVVGLKPTYGRVSRYGLVAFASSLDQVGPFATSVSDAAELLQAIAGEDPRDSTCLKAPVPNYRDRLGRSVSGLRIGVVRECFDQEGLDPQVKASVLAAADLLQSLGAELVDVSCPRFNDGIATYYVIAPSEASANLARYDGVKYGFRAEDASSLAAMTAQSRAEGFGSEVQRRILIGTYALSAGYVDAYYRKAQQVRTLIRRDFETAFASVDVLLTPTAPSTAFAAGAHADDPLAMYLADLLTIPANLAGLPAINVPCGFDSEGLPIGVQLIGNVLEEPLLLQVAHQYEQSADVMARRPEGSFIPA
- a CDS encoding DUF1816 domain-containing protein, whose amino-acid sequence is MSPLIRPLRSLANGLGFAWWARVQTHGPDVTYWFGPFVTKNGLEQVLPAFLDDLSSEAPSSIDHSVLRCRRSEPLTINGQG